The genomic DNA TGCTGTAACAGTCGCTGCCCCACTTCAATCACTAAACGCGATATGGCCCGTTGCTCTGGCTCGGTTAACCGCTTTCCCACCTTAAAAATCCCTCTTCAATTGTGCTTCTCTGCTCGCAGTATTCACCACCGACTCGTCACGGTCTTTGATGCAAATAAAGTTGCGATCAGATTATCGCCAAATCGGTGTCTCGTCCTAAAATAGGTTGACAGTTTTTAGGCCAGCTCCAGTAGCTGGCCTTTTCTATTATGCACCTGATTGGGGGTTGTCATACTTAAACTCAGGTGCGGTCTCATTTCGTTGTATATCGCTATCGATTCTTTTACCAGTACTTTCAGCTCTGCCAGTGTCTTACACCGGTACAGTAAAAACTCCTGCTTCAGTATGCCATTGATTCTTTCCGCTAACGCGTTTTGGTAGCAATCATAACCATCCGTCATCGACGACTGGATTTGACTCTCCTGTAACGCATTCTGATAAACGGCTGAGCAGTATTGCGAACCTCGGTCTGAGTGATGTACCGCATTGCCGATATAGCGCTTATCTTTGACGGCCATTTTCAGCGCTTTCACTACATTGTCTACTTTCATATCTTCGCTCACGTGATAACCCACTATCTTGCGTGAACTGGCATCGGTCACCAGTGACAGGTAATGCACACCTTGGTCTGATTCAACATAAGTTATGTCGCTAACCAGTACATGCGCAGCATCATGTAGTCCGTCTTCTTTTAGCAGGTTAGGATGTTTCTTCATCCAGTGCTTACTACACGTTGTTTTTGTGTAGCTTTTCTTGGGTCTAACCAGTAAACCTTCACTTTTCAGATAGCTAAAAAACCCGTCTCGCCCTAGTTTAATGCCATGTTCAACTAGCTTGGGCTTTACCAACGCGTAGAGCTTACGCGCCCCTAACCTCGGCATATATTTACGCCAGTATTGGACCCAGTCTTTGATGATTGATAGTTCAGCTCTTCGGCTTTCCATTCGAGCAACGGCTTGGTAGACACCTTGTCGAGAAACGCCTGCGGCACGACATGCCGACGCTAACTTGATTTTGCTTTTGGCTTTGGCTTGCCAGATGTACCGGATAAGTACTTTTTTCTGAGGCCGGCTCCGTACTCATTGTCCATGATATCGACCATACCGTTGAGGATTTGGTTACGCAGTTTCTCTTCGGCTAACTCACGCTCAAGGCGCTTGATAGTTTCGGCTGGGGTTTCTTTTGAATGTGGCATAAGGGGATGCTGAAATGGTTTCGACCAATCGAGTCTACCATGTTTTCTGAGCCAGACGAGCACCGTTGAGCGGCCCTGAATACCAAAACGGGCTTGCGCTTGTTTGTAGGTCATTTCACCTTTTTCAACACGCTCAACAACGCCTAATTTAAAGGCTAAGGTGTAATCACGTTGCGTACGCTTACGGCTTGAGTTACTTGATGTTGTCATAAAGAAGTCCTCTTTATGTCAACGTATTTCAGGACGGGACACGGGCATAAAAAAAGCCGCTACAGGCGTAACGGCTTATTAGGATTAAGGCTTGTAGATGATCTCGACGTCGTAGTCGTCTTCGTTCCAATCATCCCAATCATCGTCGTCATCGCTTTGATTGAGCTGTTGTTCGTGGTGATCATCCCACTTGAACGCCACCGTCTCATCTTCCGGCTCAATCTCAGGTTTCGGCGCAGGTAGTGCCTCAATCGATGCCATCAGATCGTAAATAAGCGGTTGAACATTCGCTTTGTTAATCGCGGATATCGCGTAGTATTTGTCATCCCACGCCAGTGCTTCCAACACACGATCAATTTGCGCCTGTGCCTCGTCTTCTGGCATCAAATCCACTTTGTTAAATACCAACCAGCGCGGTTTATCCGCCAGCTTTTCGCTGTATTGGTTCAGCTCATCAATAATGGTGAACGCGTTATCAACCGGATCGGTACCATCAACGGGCAGCAAATCAATCATGTGCAACAAGACACGACAGCGCTCCAGGTGTTTCAAGAAGCGAATACCCAGTCCCGCGCCATCAGCCGCACCTTCAATTAGACCAGGAATATCGGCCACCACAAAGCTCTTGTCAGCCGCTACACGGACCACCCCAAGGCTAGGCACTAACGTGGTGAAGGGGTAATCGGCCACTTTCGGTTTTGCCGCTGACACCGCACGAATAAAGGTGGATTTACCCGCATTCGGCAAGCCTAACATTCCCACATCGGCCAACAACAACAGCTCCAAACGCAACTGACGAACTTCGCCTTTGGTTCCCATGGTTTTTTGACGTGGGGCACGGTTAACGGATGATTTGAAACGCGTATTGCCAAGGCCATGGAACCCACCTTTGGCCACCATCACTTTCATGCCATGTTGGGTTAAGTCGGCAATCACCTCGCCCGTGTCTTCATCAACAGCCCTTGTACCAACAGGCACATTCAGTACCAAGTCTTCACCGCGTTTACCGGTACAGTTACCCCCGCGACCGTTTTCACCACGCGCTGCAGAGTGAAAGCGCTCAAACTGATAATCGATCAGGGTATTAAGGTTTTCATCGGCGAGCAGATAGACATCACCACCATCACCGCCATCACCGCCATCTGGGCCCCCTTTAGGGACATATTTTTCCCGCCGGAAGCTGACGGTACCATTGCCTCCATCC from Salinivibrio kushneri includes the following:
- the cgtA gene encoding Obg family GTPase CgtA, translated to MKFVDEAIIRVDAGDGGNGTVSFRREKYVPKGGPDGGDGGDGGDVYLLADENLNTLIDYQFERFHSAARGENGRGGNCTGKRGEDLVLNVPVGTRAVDEDTGEVIADLTQHGMKVMVAKGGFHGLGNTRFKSSVNRAPRQKTMGTKGEVRQLRLELLLLADVGMLGLPNAGKSTFIRAVSAAKPKVADYPFTTLVPSLGVVRVAADKSFVVADIPGLIEGAADGAGLGIRFLKHLERCRVLLHMIDLLPVDGTDPVDNAFTIIDELNQYSEKLADKPRWLVFNKVDLMPEDEAQAQIDRVLEALAWDDKYYAISAINKANVQPLIYDLMASIEALPAPKPEIEPEDETVAFKWDDHHEQQLNQSDDDDDWDDWNEDDYDVEIIYKP
- a CDS encoding IS3 family transposase (programmed frameshift), translated to MTTSSNSSRKRTQRDYTLAFKLGVVERVEKGEMTYKQAQARFGIQGRSTVLVWLRKHGRLDWSKPFQHPLMPHSKETPAETIKRLERELAEEKLRNQILNGMVDIMDNEYGAGLRKKLLIRYIWQAKAKSKIKLASACRAAGVSRQGVYQAVARMESRRAELSIIKDWVQYWRKYMPRLGARKLYALVKPKLVEHGIKLGRDGFFSYLKSEGLLVRPKKSYTKTTCSKHWMKKHPNLLKEDGLHDAAHVLVSDITYVESDQGVHYLSLVTDASSRKIVGYHVSEDMKVDNVVKALKMAVKDKRYIGNAVHHSDRGSQYCSAVYQNALQESQIQSSMTDGYDCYQNALAERINGILKQEFLLYRCKTLAELKVLVKESIAIYNEMRPHLSLSMTTPNQVHNRKGQLLELA